Proteins encoded within one genomic window of Gammaproteobacteria bacterium:
- a CDS encoding DUF2281 domain-containing protein, translating into MNASEQVLIEKIKRLPPQRFMEVEEFIDFLYTHEDDRHLTQSAAKTGEVSFAPVWSNDEDAVYDRI; encoded by the coding sequence ATGAACGCAAGCGAACAGGTATTGATCGAGAAAATTAAGCGATTACCGCCACAGCGATTCATGGAGGTGGAGGAATTTATCGATTTCTTGTATACACACGAGGATGATCGACACCTCACGCAATCAGCCGCTAAGACTGGCGAAGTAAGCTTTGCGCCTGTTTGGAGCAACGACGAAGATGCTGTTTACGATAGGATATGA
- a CDS encoding Radical SAM domain-containing protein, with amino-acid sequence MTTYVHYRQQSSVPLPSITVELTERCNNDCLHCCINLPAGDSEARRRELNTAQVQEILRQAADLGYGQVHLTGGEPLLRLDFEAIYLFARRLGLDVLLFTNGRLITTHLADLFAHIPPRVPIEITVYGMHAESYDAATRAPGAFAQFMRGVQRLWERKVPFVVKSAVLPSNRDEMDEFEAGPPGIPWKVTKPTYSLNFDLRSRRDNSERNRQIVAVRTPPRESIAIVMRDATRFHPWTETLATKKLHPFGDRLFRCGACEGKTTCVDAYGVAQPCISLRAPGMTYALFGESVETGHQEATAQKIANPTAPLKLAIEHFTQFGELRASNPEYLRRCARCFLKGICEQCPAKAWAEHGSFDTPVEYLCEMTHTWARHLGWLNEKEHGWEISGWQGRIPPVGQ; translated from the coding sequence ATGACCACCTACGTTCATTACCGCCAGCAATCCTCCGTACCTCTCCCATCGATAACTGTTGAACTAACCGAGCGCTGCAACAACGATTGTCTCCACTGTTGCATCAATCTCCCCGCTGGTGACAGCGAAGCGCGCCGGCGGGAATTGAACACCGCCCAGGTCCAGGAGATTCTTCGGCAGGCTGCCGATTTAGGGTATGGACAGGTCCATCTCACCGGCGGCGAACCGCTCTTGCGTCTTGATTTCGAGGCGATCTATCTTTTCGCGCGTCGTCTAGGGCTCGATGTGTTGCTATTCACCAATGGGCGACTGATTACAACCCACCTGGCCGACCTGTTTGCTCATATTCCGCCACGGGTTCCTATCGAGATCACCGTCTATGGGATGCATGCGGAGTCGTATGACGCGGCAACCCGTGCACCGGGGGCATTCGCCCAATTCATGCGCGGGGTGCAACGGCTGTGGGAGCGTAAGGTGCCCTTTGTAGTCAAATCTGCGGTCTTGCCATCCAACCGCGATGAAATGGACGAATTCGAGGCCGGACCACCGGGAATTCCCTGGAAAGTTACCAAACCCACCTATTCTCTGAATTTCGACCTGCGTAGCCGCCGCGATAACTCCGAGAGAAATCGCCAGATTGTCGCGGTACGTACCCCACCACGGGAAAGTATCGCCATTGTGATGCGCGACGCCACCCGATTCCACCCCTGGACTGAGACTCTGGCTACGAAGAAATTGCACCCTTTTGGCGACCGTCTTTTCCGATGTGGTGCTTGTGAGGGGAAAACCACGTGCGTGGACGCCTATGGTGTCGCCCAGCCTTGTATTAGTCTTCGTGCACCAGGGATGACCTATGCTCTATTTGGAGAGTCCGTAGAAACTGGGCATCAGGAGGCAACGGCTCAAAAGATAGCCAATCCCACGGCTCCACTAAAACTCGCCATTGAGCACTTCACCCAGTTTGGTGAATTGCGGGCCAGCAATCCAGAATACCTACGCCGTTGTGCCCGTTGTTTCCTGAAGGGAATCTGTGAACAATGTCCAGCCAAGGCATGGGCCGAACACGGCAGTTTCGATACCCCCGTCGAATACCTGTGCGAGATGACCCACACCTGGGCACGACATCTGGGGTGGTTGAATGAGAAGGAACACGGTTGGGAAATTAGTGGTTGGCAGGGAAGAATCCCGCCGGTAGGGCAATAA
- a CDS encoding hypothetical protein (Evidence 5 : Unknown function) — translation MADRQAVLIHSGAVILNGQGLLFVGHSEAGKSTTMNLLKDAAIDAEILCDDRNVIRGYPVVNNGDENKKVVEWRLHGTWSHGDVADVSPNDAPLRAILFLQQAPSNEIVPLTDRKEIWKRLLATLIRPMVTADWWNKEIDVLSGIVAEVPCYIMNFDRSGTIIPQIEALTEIS, via the coding sequence TTGGCTGATCGTCAGGCAGTGTTAATACACTCCGGGGCGGTAATCCTGAACGGGCAGGGCCTACTCTTCGTCGGTCATTCGGAGGCCGGCAAATCGACCACCATGAATCTGTTAAAGGATGCTGCGATCGATGCTGAGATTCTGTGCGACGACCGCAATGTCATTCGCGGATATCCGGTTGTCAATAACGGCGATGAAAATAAAAAAGTGGTCGAGTGGCGTCTCCACGGTACCTGGAGTCACGGTGATGTGGCCGATGTATCTCCCAATGATGCCCCCTTGCGCGCGATTTTGTTTTTACAACAGGCACCAAGTAACGAAATTGTCCCACTCACCGATCGCAAGGAAATCTGGAAGCGCCTACTCGCTACCTTAATTCGTCCGATGGTCACCGCTGATTGGTGGAATAAGGAGATTGATGTTCTGAGCGGAATTGTTGCCGAGGTGCCTTGCTATATCATGAACTTTGACCGAAGTGGAACGATTATCCCGCAGATTGAGGCATTGACCGAGATCTCCTGA